In one window of Thermoanaerobaculia bacterium DNA:
- the lepB gene encoding signal peptidase I: MSTAPRSTAREYLEALLIAAVFLLFTNTFVIKTFFIPSGSMEDTLLVGDHLFVNRFIFGPTMGKVEQAILPLRVPRRGDIVVFRSPERPNIDLVKRLIGLPGDTIQVVDKQLFVNGKKVVDDAYVEHKDPRIFQNRPYMSEQQRLRDNFGPVTVPAASYFCMGDNRDLSYDSRFWGVVPEHYIKGRAFLIYWSFGGGTSDGTWRGAGAKLRELANTALGFLTKTRWTRSFHLPS; encoded by the coding sequence ATGTCGACTGCGCCCCGCTCCACCGCCCGCGAGTACCTGGAAGCCCTGCTCATCGCGGCGGTCTTCCTGTTGTTCACGAACACCTTCGTGATCAAGACCTTCTTCATCCCGAGCGGATCGATGGAGGACACGCTTCTCGTGGGCGACCATCTGTTCGTGAACCGCTTCATTTTCGGACCGACAATGGGGAAGGTCGAGCAGGCGATCCTGCCGCTGCGCGTACCCCGGCGCGGCGACATCGTCGTTTTCCGCTCCCCTGAGCGCCCGAATATCGATCTCGTGAAGCGGCTGATCGGCCTGCCGGGCGACACCATCCAGGTCGTCGACAAGCAGCTCTTCGTCAACGGCAAGAAGGTCGTGGACGACGCCTACGTCGAGCACAAGGATCCCAGGATCTTCCAGAACCGGCCGTACATGTCCGAGCAGCAGCGCCTGCGCGACAACTTCGGACCGGTGACCGTTCCGGCCGCGAGTTACTTCTGCATGGGTGACAACCGCGACCTGTCCTACGACTCCCGGTTCTGGGGCGTGGTGCCCGAGCACTACATCAAGGGCCGCGCCTTCCTCATCTACTGGTCGTTCGGGGGCGGAACTTCGGACGGCACCTGGCGTGGCGCCGGCGCGAAGCTGCGCGAGCTCGCCAACACCGCCCTCGGGTTCCTGACCAAGACCCGATGGACGCGCTCGTTCCACCTGCCGAGCTGA
- the lepB gene encoding signal peptidase I, with translation MDALVPPAELNRAGGLPPPSTDAPAVAGVARVARIVLVALLLALFVRAFLVEVVSIPSPSMLPTLEPGDQILVNRFLFSGPPSGLLPRRPVRSGDVVLFRPPFDPHQHFVKRCVGVAGDWQGGGVLAPGMLWLEGDARERSLDSRRFGPVPDSAVEGRVLAVLWSRSGTAAGRSRILRQVR, from the coding sequence ATGGACGCGCTCGTTCCACCTGCCGAGCTGAACCGCGCCGGCGGCCTCCCGCCGCCGAGCACCGACGCCCCGGCGGTCGCCGGTGTCGCCCGGGTCGCCCGCATCGTTCTCGTCGCTCTGCTGCTCGCGCTCTTCGTGCGCGCCTTCCTGGTCGAAGTGGTCTCGATTCCGAGCCCGTCGATGCTCCCCACCCTCGAGCCCGGCGACCAGATCCTGGTGAACCGCTTCCTCTTCTCGGGCCCGCCGTCGGGTCTGCTGCCGCGGCGGCCTGTCCGCAGCGGCGACGTGGTGCTCTTCCGGCCGCCGTTCGACCCCCACCAGCATTTCGTGAAGCGTTGCGTCGGTGTCGCCGGCGACTGGCAAGGCGGCGGCGTCCTCGCGCCCGGCATGCTCTGGCTGGAGGGCGATGCCCGCGAACGCTCGCTCGACTCCCGGCGCTTCGGGCCGGTGCCCGACAGTGCCGTCGAGGGGCGGGTGCTGGCCGTCCTCTGGTCGCGGTCCGGTACGGCAGCCGGACGGAGCCGGAT